The window ATAAAATTCTTCCACATCTACAGAAATACGCTCATCATACGGCGGATTGAACATCAAGAATGCACTCGCGCTTTGATGATCTCTAAAGAAATCACCTTTTTCAACCGATATAAAGTCCGTGAGATTGGCGTTTTTTACGTTTTCTATCGCTTTCTCGACGGTATAACCATCAGCATCGCGGGAGATAATTTTACCGTCAAATTCGCGCATTTTTTTCAAACAACTTGCCTGTATATTTTCAAACAGCTCATTATTATAATCGGGCCATTTTTCAAAACCAAATTCTGGTCTATTAATATTAGGAGCAATGTTAGCGCCTATCATGGCTGCTTCTATAGCAATCGTTCCACTACCACACATGGGGTCAATAAAAGTGGAACGCTGGTCCCAGTTGCTCAACAATATAATTCCAGCTGCAAGCACTTCGTTAATAGGAGCGACGTTAGTCTTATCTCTATAACCGCGTTTATATAAAGGTTCTCCACTGGTATCTAGGGAAACATCTACATTTTGATCATTGATATGCACAGAAATTCGTAAATCAGGATGTTTGGTATCTACATCTGGACGCTGTCCCGTTTTATTACGTATTTGATCTACAATCGCATCTTTCGTCTTCAACGCCACATACTGACTATGATTAAAATATTGCGATGCAATCGTACCATGAACCGCAAGAGAATCGTGATGTGTCAAGTGCTTAGACCAGTCGTACTGATAGATACCGTCATACAAGTCAACTTCGGTGCGCGCTCTAAAACTATAAATAGGTTTTAAGATTCTTATCGCAGTTCGCAACATCATATTTGCTTTGTACATAAAGCCTTGGTCGCCAGTAAATTCTACCATGCGTACACCACGTTTTATGTTCATAGCACCTAGTTGTTTGAGCTCTTGTTCAAGGACTTCTTCTAGGCCAAAAAGCGTTTTGGCAATCATCTTAAAATTTTGGGACATCATCATGAGATTTGAACGGCAAAATTACGGTATTTTTGCGGTCTATGAGCAATCAAAACACATCAGATCAGTGGTACGCAAATTGGTTTGACACGCCATACTACCACATTCTCTATCGCGATCGTGATTATAAAGAAGCTGGCGAATTCATGCAGCGACTCACACAGCGGTTAGAATTGGATAGGAACGCTCATATCATGGATTTAGCCTGCGGTCGTGGTCGTCACAGCATGTATTTGAATCAGCTAGGATATCGTGTAACTGGTGTTGATTTGTCAGATAGTAGTATCGCTTTCGCGAAAGCGGAATTACAAAAATCTGCATCGCGAGTATCAAACAATCAAGAAAATGACATTCTAAGTCCTATCGATGCTTCTCGCATTGAGTTCCATGTGCACAACATGACCGTTCCATATGATCAAACTTTTGATGCGGTTTTCAATCTGTTTACCAGTTTTGGGTATTTTGATGATGCAGCAGACAATTTAAAGACCATAAAAGCTATAAAAGCTAATCTAAAGCCTGGAGGCTATGGTGTCATCGATTTTATGAACTCGCATTATGTGATCAAAAATCTGGTAGCTCAAAATTCCAAAACCGAAGAAGGGATTACTTTTCACAATTCTAGACGTTTTGAAGATGGTTTTATTTATAAAGACATCAAATTTAGGGACAACGATCACGATTACCACTTTACAGAACGAGTAAGCGCGCTCACTTTAAAAGATTTTCAAAGCTATTTTAAAGAAGCTGGACTGGATTTACTAGATGTTTATGGTAACTACCATCTCGAGGATTATGATGAAAAAACATCAGATCGTTTGATTATGGTTTTTAGGAATTAAGATAACTGTCATTCTTCTACTGTGTGCGGTTGTTTAAAAGAATTTCATAATATTTTATAGAAGATTTCCATTACCGCATTAACCTTTCCGACCAAAACTCGCTGCCGCTCTCTTTGCCCACCTTTCCTTTTCCAGAAATTTGCTTGAGCAAAATATCAGGGACCTTAAAGGAATTTTTTTAAAAACTCCTCGCCTAAGAATAGGCGAGGACAGATTGGCCTCGTGGCTCCAGCCGCGATGCAATCAGGAGTGGTTTAAGGATGCTTGAAATTTTCTCAAGGAAAAACATATTCCAATTCTTAAGCCTAAAGGCTGAAAATACTGTTTCACCAATTTTTATAATAGATTTAGAGTAGTTTCCAATACCGCATCAACCTTTCCGACCAAAACTCGCTGCGGCTTGCTTTGCTCATCTTTCAGATCCCAGAAATTTGCTTGAGCAAATTATCAGGGATCTGAAAGGAGTTTTTTAAAAACTCCTCGCCTAAGAATAGGCGAGGACAGATTGGCCTCGTGGCTCCAGCCGCGATGCAATCAGGAGTGGTTGAAAGATGTTTGAAATTTTCTCAATAAAAAAAACATATTCCAATTCTTAAGCCTAAAGGGTGGAAATACTGTTTCACTAATTTTTATAATAGATTTAGAATAGTTTGCAACACTGCATCAACCTTTCCGACCAAAGCTTGCTGCCGCTCTCTTTGCTCATTTTTCCTTTCCCAGAAATTTGCTTGAGCAAATTATCAGGGATCTGAAAGGAGTTTTATATATGTTTCCCCTTTAAGGAAATGTCCGCAGGACAATGGGGCCGAGATGCTGGAATAATAAATAAAGTGATTTTGAAATGATTCTAAATCAACTCAGCCATTTGTTTTTGCAATTCAAGAGCTTTTGCTCTTGCAGCGTCAGCAAAATCAGTATCGTTGGATGCGTATATAATACTGCGAGATGAATTAACAAGAAGACCTACTTGATCATTCTTGCCATAGGTAACCACTTCTTCTAGGCTACCGCCTTGAGCGCCTACTCCTGGAACGAGTAAAAATGAATTGGGAACTATCTGACGTATTTCTTTTAAGTATTCTGCTTTTGTAGCACCTACTACATACATTAATCGGTCACTGTTTTTGTATTGTGAAGCTGTTTTCAAGACTTCTTGATATAAGGGTTTTTCATCGACAGTTTTAGTCTGAAAATCAAAAGCACCTTGATTAGAGGTTAAAGCTAGTAAAATGGCAAACTTATCCTCAAATTCAAGAAACGGCTCCACCGAATCTTTCCCCATGTAAGGAGCGATCGTGACACTGTCAAAATTTAAATCTTCAAAAAAAGCTTTTGCATAACGAGTAGAAGTGTTTCCTATATCGCCACGTTTAGCATCGGCTATGGTAAAGTGATCGGGATAATTCTTATTGAGATAATTGATTGTTTTTTCAAGTGCCATCCATCCTTTTACACCATAAGCTTCAAAGAAAGCGGTATTGGGTTTATAAGCTACACAAAGATCATGAGTAGCTTCTATTATTGCTTTCGAGAAAGCGAAAATAGGATCTTCCTCCTGCAACAGATGAGTTGGAATCTTTTCAAGATCAATATCTAGACCTACGCAAAGGAATGATTTTTTGTTTTCTATTTGTTTGCTGAGATGTGATAAAGTCATATCGAGATGTTTTTGATCAGAAAATGAAATTTAGTAAAAGTACTTTTTAAGTCTTAAAAATGGTTTTTCAAATGCATAATAAGAAGTCATACTTAATAGTATGGTACAAATTAATGCTACTATTGAAAATAGATGCCAACTAAAACCTAGTTCAAGCTGGTCTAATAGCTTTAATAATAAATTGACTATAATGATATGAAATAAATAGAGTCCGTAAGTAAAAATACCTAACTTACTTATCCAGTAGTTATCAGGTATTTTAATCTCATTTTTATGACAAAGCGTAAATAGAATTAAGCTGGTAAAGGAGATGCCATATAAAATAGGTGCTACATAATAGAGTGGTGCGTACGATACATTAGGAAGTAAAAAACTGAGCGCTAAAATCGCAACGGCAATTCCATATTTTATAGATATAGGAATAGAAGATAATATATTAATAATCTGTCTTTTTTCTATCCACAAAAAAGCTGGAATAGCACCGAATGCAAAATAGTCTAAGTTAGTTAACAGATCTAAAGTCGGTAATCCTAGGTGCTGGTAAACGATTCTAAAAACAGAAGCGGTAATGATAGATCCCAATATTAAATGCGGTACTTTTTTGATAGGAATGTAATACATGATAATTCCCCAAAGAATATAAAAATGTTCTTCAATACAAAGTGTCCACATCAATCGTAATGGAGATACGTTAGGGAAACTATTTGTCATCATCATTTGATAGTTCTCTAGAAAAAACAATGACATAAGCCAGTTGGGTTCGTAACCTTCATTTGAAAATGGAAGCTGGAAAAACTCTAGAATATAAGGCGTTAAAAAAGCAAAAAGGATCATTCCATAAAACAGAGGCCATATTCTCAAAACTCTGCGCATGAAAAATTTTTGAAGTAAAATTTTTCCTGTTTTAGATTTTTCTTCTAATAGAATGTAAGTGATTAAAAAGCCACTTAATACAAAGAAAAAAATGACACCTACGCCACCACTTTTTGAGAAAAACGAGGCGTAATGTGATGATGGTACTGGAATATGATGTAAAAAAACCAGCAAAAATGAGAAAAACCGCAAGGCATCAAAAGTGTGAAAATGTCTTCTGGTCTTTCCCATAATTGGGGATTCTATTTGATTCTACTTTATGTCAAACTATTTAGTTCATAATTTACAAAAACATGAAAATTATATAACAGGCTTTAATAGTTCTTTTATAATTCGTGACAGATAAAATGGAAATAATATTTATCTATAATAATATAAATTATGTTTTAAAGACCTATATCTAATCCCATTGATAAAACTGCTTTTCTATAACGGACTTGATAAGCAAGAAAGTCTATATAAATTATTTATTAAATTGTACATCCAAAATAAATCCAGCTAAATCGGTGCCATCCCCAATTTGACCACTAAAGTTACCTTGAAATTTTATATCATCATTTATGTTGCTTCC is drawn from Nonlabens dokdonensis DSW-6 and contains these coding sequences:
- a CDS encoding THUMP domain-containing class I SAM-dependent RNA methyltransferase, producing the protein MSQNFKMIAKTLFGLEEVLEQELKQLGAMNIKRGVRMVEFTGDQGFMYKANMMLRTAIRILKPIYSFRARTEVDLYDGIYQYDWSKHLTHHDSLAVHGTIASQYFNHSQYVALKTKDAIVDQIRNKTGQRPDVDTKHPDLRISVHINDQNVDVSLDTSGEPLYKRGYRDKTNVAPINEVLAAGIILLSNWDQRSTFIDPMCGSGTIAIEAAMIGANIAPNINRPEFGFEKWPDYNNELFENIQASCLKKMREFDGKIISRDADGYTVEKAIENVKNANLTDFISVEKGDFFRDHQSASAFLMFNPPYDERISVDVEEFYKSIGDTLKQRYAGSTAWMITGNLEALKFVGLRPSRKIQLYNGKIEAKLVKYEMYKGTKKLHKVRAREEEK
- a CDS encoding class I SAM-dependent DNA methyltransferase codes for the protein MSNQNTSDQWYANWFDTPYYHILYRDRDYKEAGEFMQRLTQRLELDRNAHIMDLACGRGRHSMYLNQLGYRVTGVDLSDSSIAFAKAELQKSASRVSNNQENDILSPIDASRIEFHVHNMTVPYDQTFDAVFNLFTSFGYFDDAADNLKTIKAIKANLKPGGYGVIDFMNSHYVIKNLVAQNSKTEEGITFHNSRRFEDGFIYKDIKFRDNDHDYHFTERVSALTLKDFQSYFKEAGLDLLDVYGNYHLEDYDEKTSDRLIMVFRN
- the pyrF gene encoding orotidine-5'-phosphate decarboxylase, with translation MTLSHLSKQIENKKSFLCVGLDIDLEKIPTHLLQEEDPIFAFSKAIIEATHDLCVAYKPNTAFFEAYGVKGWMALEKTINYLNKNYPDHFTIADAKRGDIGNTSTRYAKAFFEDLNFDSVTIAPYMGKDSVEPFLEFEDKFAILLALTSNQGAFDFQTKTVDEKPLYQEVLKTASQYKNSDRLMYVVGATKAEYLKEIRQIVPNSFLLVPGVGAQGGSLEEVVTYGKNDQVGLLVNSSRSIIYASNDTDFADAARAKALELQKQMAELI
- a CDS encoding acyltransferase family protein; translation: MGKTRRHFHTFDALRFFSFLLVFLHHIPVPSSHYASFFSKSGGVGVIFFFVLSGFLITYILLEEKSKTGKILLQKFFMRRVLRIWPLFYGMILFAFLTPYILEFFQLPFSNEGYEPNWLMSLFFLENYQMMMTNSFPNVSPLRLMWTLCIEEHFYILWGIIMYYIPIKKVPHLILGSIITASVFRIVYQHLGLPTLDLLTNLDYFAFGAIPAFLWIEKRQIINILSSIPISIKYGIAVAILALSFLLPNVSYAPLYYVAPILYGISFTSLILFTLCHKNEIKIPDNYWISKLGIFTYGLYLFHIIIVNLLLKLLDQLELGFSWHLFSIVALICTILLSMTSYYAFEKPFLRLKKYFY